The following nucleotide sequence is from Phycisphaera sp..
CTTCTTCGGACTCCGGGTCGTGGACTTCGCGGCGGTCGTCGTGCTCGGCATCCTCGTCGGTATCGACAGGTTCCTGGTCGCGCTGGGCGGAATCGCCACCACGGCCACGTCCGCCCCGGCGGCGTCGGCGCCTGCGGCGGCCCGTGCCTTCGGACTCTTCCTGCTCGCTCTCGTCGTAGTCGGCATCGAGCTCGATGGGGTGGGCCTCGACGGTGTGGGTATCGTCGTGGTCTTCGTCGTGGGCGTCGATGGACTCGGACAGGTTGGATTCCGAATCGGACAGGCCCTCGGCTTCGACAAGGAACTGCTCGGGATCGGGCAGCTTGGGCAGCTTGTCGATATCGATGTCGTTGTTGTTGGTGTCGTAGGCGTGCAGCACGAAGCGTTCGGCGGCCATGTTCTCGCTGACACGGACCTCGGTGATCACGCCGGTGACGCGCTCGATGCGGCTGAGCTGCTTGCGGCGGCCGCTGAGTAGGTGGCTGGCGACCTGGGCCGAGACAACCATCTCGACGCGGGCGACCTTGTCGTGGCTGGCGATGAGGGAAAGGTCACGCAGCGCCTCGGCGGCCACGCTATCGGGCCGGCGGATGACGCCGCGGCCCTTGCACAGGTTGCATTCGGCGAAGTGGGTGCGCTCGTGGCTCGAACGCATGCGCTGGCGGGTCATCTCGAGCAGGCCGAACTCGCTGATGGGCAGGATGGTGCTCTTGGCCCGGTCACGCTTGAGGCGCTCGGAGAAACGCTCGGCGACGGCCTTGCGGTTGCTGGCGTGGCGCATGTCGATGAGGTCGTTGATGACCAGGCCGCCCATGTCGCGCAGGCGGAGCTGGCGGCAGATCTCGTCGGCGGCTTCCATGTTGGTGTTGAAGGCGTTGGACTCGGCATCGCGGGCGCCGCGGCTGCGGCCGCTGTTGACGTCGATGGCGACCAGCGCCTCGGTCTCGTCGAAGATCAGCCGCCCGCCGCTGGGCAGGGGGACTTCGCGCGAGTGGATGTTGTGGATCTGCTGCTCGATGCCGAAGGCGGCGAAGATGGGGGCGCGGCCCGTGTACTGTCGCAGTTGGGGGCGGCTGCGGGGCGAGGCGATCTTGATGAATCGCTCGGCCCGGGCGAGGGCGCCGGGGTCGTCGATGATGATGTCGGTGACCTCGGTGCCGGCCAGGTCTCGCAGGGCCCGCAGCAGCAGGTCGCTCTCGGCGTAGAGGGCCAGCGGGGCCTTCTTGCCCTTCTGGCGCTTGTCCATGTCGGCCCAGAGTCGCTTGAGGTAGGCCAGGTCGCGGTTGAGCTCGGTCTTGGTGCGATCCATGCCGGCGGTACGGAGGATGAAGCCGAAGCCCTCGGGCAGGTCGAGCTGGTCGAGCACCTTGCGCATGGCGCGGCGGGTGTCGTCGTCCTCGACCTTGCGGGAGACGCCCACGTTGTCCATGCCGGGCATCATGACCAGGTAGCGGCCGGGGATGGAGATGTAGCTGGTGAGGGTGGGGCCCTTAGTACCGACGCCTTCTTTCAGGACCTGGACCATGATGCGGTCGCCGGGCTTGAAGCACTTCTGGATCGGGGGTCGGTCGCGGCGGGGGGTCTTCAGGCCCACGCGCTCGGCGGCGTCCTCGTTCTTGGGAAAGTAGCGGGGGTGGACGTCGGTGGTGTGGAGGAAGCCGTGCTCGTCGAGGCCGAAGTCGACGAACGCCGCCTGGACAGCGGTGTTGACGTTGCGGACGACGCCGAAGTAGATGTTGTTGACCCGGCTGGTGGTGCCGGTGGGCTCGGCGTGGTATTCCTCGAGCTTGCCGTCTTCGACGAAGGCGATGCGGCACTCGTCTCCGGGGATGTAGTTGACGATCATGCGCGACGCGTCGGGCGCGCCGCTGCTGGACTCGATGGCGTTGCTCTGCGGGCGGCTCGAGCGGCCCCTGCTTGACGATGAGGGGCGCGAGCGGGAGGTTTTCTTCTTAGTAGTCTTCTTGGTCGAGTCGGTCGTGCTGTCGGAATCAGACTTGGTGGTTCCGTTGTCGGAAGCGGTGGAGGACCTGCGTGCCATGATGTGGGCGCTTTCGTGTTGGGAGGGCCGGGCCGCCCGCCACCACCGCGCGGCCGGCGACGCCACACCCGTGGGCGGCGGTCGGGCCTGCGAGGACGGTTCGGGGGGTCACTTCGGCGTGCTCCACAAGGAGTGTGCGGCTGCGATCGGAATCGATCTTGCCAGTTGGTTGGACGCTTGCCGGGCCTGGCCAATCCGGGGCCTCAGGGCGTGGCGTCGATGTCTGCTGTCGGGCTCATGCGATGAGCCATGAATCAAGTCGCCAAAGCGGGCCGGTGGCACACGATGGGATGCAAGGGCCGTGGTTGCTCGAGTCCTGAAGATCTCCCCCGCCCCACACACATCTACGGCCCACGCGGGTCGGGGGTTTGGCCAATGGTCGTGAAAACGGGCCCGGCCAGAGGTTTATCGGCCGATTGAGGACTAATCCTCACCCGAATCGAAGACGCCGGGCATGACCTTGCGGACGCGTTCTCGGACGTACGCGGTGACGTCCGATGGCGATTCCAGCGAGAGGGCCCGTCGGGCGATGCGGGCGCATTCCTCTGCGGAAACGCTCCGAACCAGCCGCTTGACCTGCGGAATCGAGTACGATCCCACGGAGAGGGTACGCACGCCCAGGCCGATCAGCAACACGGCAAAGTCGAGTTCGGCCGCCGACTCGCCGCAGCAGGACACCGGGATCTGCTTGGACTTGGACCCCCGCATGACGTCTCGGATGAGCCTCAGGACGGCCGGGTGCATGGCGGTGAAGAGGTCGGCCACGCGCTCGTTGGTGCGGTCGACGGCCAGGGTGTACTGGACCAGGTCGTTGGTGCCGATGCTGAAAAAGGCGGCGTCTCGCGCGAAGCTGGAGGCGATGACGGCGGCGGCGGGCACCTCGACCATCATGCCCATGGGGATGTCGGGGTCGAAGGGGATGCCCTCTTCGACGAGGTCTTCCATCACGTCGCGGACGATGGCCTTGGCCTGGCGGAGCTCCTGCACCGTGGTGATGAGCGGGAACATGATCTTGAGCGGGCCGTGGGCGCTGGCTCTCAGGATGGCCCGGAGTTGGCGCTTGAACATCGGCAGGTTGCTCAGGCAGAAACGGATGGAACGGTTGCCCAGGAAGGGGTTGCGCTCGGGCAGCTCGAAGCTGTGCTGGGTGTACTTGTCGGCTCCCAGGTCGACGGTGCGGATGACCAGCTCGCGGCCTTCCATCTGCTCGACGCAGCGGCGGTAGGCATCGTAGTGCTCTTCTTCGGAGGGCTCGGTGTCGCTGGTGAGGTAGAGGAATTCGGTGCGGTAGAGCCCGACGCCCTCGCCGCCGACCTCCAGCACGTGCGCGATCTCGTCGGGGAACTCGATGTTTCCCAGCAGGCGGACGTGGACGCCGTCGGTGGTGATGCTGGGCTCGGAGGCCTGCTCCTTGAGGACGGTCCGGCGCCGCTCCATGCGGGCCTGGCGTTCCTTGTAGCGGTCGAGCTGCTCGTCGGTGGGGTCGAGGATGACCACGCCCTCGAGGCCGTCGACGATGATGGTGGTGTCTTCCTCGGCGATTCGCGCGATGTCGCGCAGGCCGACCACGGCGGGGATGTTCAGGGCGCGCGCGACGATGGCGGTGTGGCTGGTGCGACCGCCGCGGTCGGTCACGAAGGCCTGAACGAACTCTCGGTTGAAGCCGGCGGCCTGCGACGGCGTGAGATCGTCGGCAACGACGACGGCTTGGTGATCGAGTTCTTCGAGCGTGCGGTTGTGCTCGCCCATGAGGTGACCGAGCACGCGGTTGCGGAGGTCCTCGAGGTCGTCGACCTTGGAGGTGAAGGCCGAGTCTCCCATCTTGCTGAAGCGGGTGGCCCAGTCGCCGAAGGTGGCCTCGACGGCGTGCTCGGCGGCCATGTGCTCGTTCTCGATGCGCTCGAAGATTGGGGTGCGAAGCGATTTGTCTTGGAGTACGCCGATGTGGAAGAGGAAGATCTTGGCGGCTTCGGAGCCCATCTCCTTCTCGGCGCGCTCCTTCACGGTCACGAGATCGGCGACGGACAACTCGAGGGCGTTCTTGGCGCGCGAGGCTTCTTCGGCCGAGCCGGCGGCGGGGGTAAAGCGGCGGACGACGCGGCGGTCCTCGTCTTCCAGCAGGAAGGTGCGGCCGATGACTAGGCCGGGCGAGACCGCGATGCCGCGTAGGACCTCCATGATTGGGCGTAGGCTCCGAAGGGATGTGTTGGGGTGCGGGGGGTTCGGTCTTTGGGCTCCCGATAACCCCGTAGTCTGCCAAAGGCCGAGCATAGCCGAATCCGGTGCGGCGGGCCATGCGTACCGGGGTGTGGCCGCCCATTGGCGTCGGGAATGCCCAAGTGAATCGGACGGTTGGATTGACATGCGGGCCCGGGTGGCCTCTGATAGAGCAGTCGTGCCGGGGCGCCCCTAAGCGTTGGCCCCTGGCGGACCGATACCACAGGAAAGCCGATCTTCGCGAGCAGGGCCTCGTCTGGTCCCACGGCGCGTGGATCTTGCGGACGACAGACAACATGACCAAATTTTCCGGCCTGGTGGACCAACCACGGCGCGGGGATGTCCGGCTTCGGCCCATTGCGGGCGATACCGTGCAATTCCGCGATGACGACCCGATATTGCCCCGTTCCATGGTGGATCGGTTCGGGCTGTTGCCCGGGACGATGGTCGAGGTGCGGCTGAGCGATCGCACGGCGAGCGTGGGGCAGAACGGGCAGCAGGGGCGTGGTCGCGGCCGCAACCAGCGCGGCCGCAAGCCCCAGCGTTCGGGTGGTGGCGTCAAGGCGCCGCTCGCGGATCGATTGTTGTCGATCGAGGGCATCGCGCCCGAGGATGCGCCCGAGCCGACGCCGTTCGCCGAGCTGACCACGATCGACCCCAGCCCGCGGATGGCCCTGGAGTACCGCGGTTGTCCGGCGTCGTGCCGATTGGTCGACATGTTCTGCCCGATCGGCTTCGGCCAGCGCGCGATGGTGGTGAGCCCGCCCAAGGCCGGCAAGACCACGCTGCTGAAGGACATCGCCACGGGCATCCTGCGGAACCACGACGAGACGGAATTGTTCGTGCTGCTCGTCGATGAGCGGCCCGAAGAGGTGACCGACTTCCGGCGTTCGCTGACCGGGCACGGGAAGGACGACCCCGACAAGCCCTGGGACAGCTCGCGCGTGACGGTGCTTGCGTCGAGCGCCGACCACGACGCCGAGCGGCACATCCAGGTCGCCACGGTGACGATGGAACGGTGCAAGCGCCTGGTGGAGCTTGGCAAGGACGTGGTGATTATTCTGGATTCGCTGACGCGGCTCGGGCGTGCGTTCAATCGCTCGCGGGAGTATTCGAGCAGCGGGCGGACGCTGAGCGGCGGCATCGACAGCAAGGCGCTGGAGGTGCCTCGCCAGATTTTCGGTGCTGCGAGGCAGACCGAGGAGGCCGGCTCGCTGACGATCATCGCCACGGCGCTGGTGGATACCGGTGGCCAGGGCGACCAGGTGATCTTCGAGGAGTTCAAGGGCAGCGGCAACATGGAGCTGATCCTCGACCGCAAGGTGTCCGAGCGGAGGCTGTTCCCGGCGATCAACCTGGCCGCGAGCGGGACCCGCAAGGAAGACCTGCTGATGCCCAAGCAGGAACTGGAGACGGTGAACGCGCTGCGGCGTCGGCTGCTCTCGATGCCCCCGCCGCAACAGATCGAGCAACTGCTCAACGCGCTCAAGCGATTTGAGAGCAACGAGGCGTTGATCGGCATGAACCAGGCGAGTTCGGCCTAGCCCGGTGCCATGACGACGACCGATCCCGCGCAGCTCGTGCCGCCCGTGGATGGACTCGACCTGCTGGTCGATGGCGGCGAGTTCCTGCTGGTCCGTATCAAGGACCATGGCGGCGAGCGGATTCGCATTGGGATCCAGGACTCGGCGGTTCGGCTGTTGCTTGCGGTCCGGCCCAGGGTCAATCGTGCGAAGTTTTTTGCGGTGCTGGCTGGCGTGATCGCGACGGTCGCTCTGGTGTTTCTCGTGCCCGCTGGCATCGGGTTGCCGCCGCTGCTTGGGCTGGCGATGGCGACGTCGGTGGGGCTGGTTGGCCTGGTGGTCGTGCTCATGTTCCAGCCGACGCGGGAGTATCGCTTCCACGACGATTTACCGGGCGGGCTCGACCGCGCACCGCTGATGGTGCTGGCCGAGCGGAACGGGCAGCAGTCGTGGTACGCGCTGCGCGATGAGCAGGAGCGGATGTTCGGTGATGTGGCCCGCCGGCTTGGGAGGTGGCGCGTGCGCGGGTTCGAGCCGATCGATCCGCCGCCGCCGACTGAAGAGGAAGCGGCCGCCGCCGCAGCCGCGGAGTTGAACGGGCTCGCGGCGAAGTTGTATAGCGTGGGCATGTCGTTGAGCGAGGACGAGCCCACGCCGGCCGGACCGACGCCCGAGGTGTCGGTGATGGTCGTGCGTGACTATCTCAATCTTGCGTCGCTCCTTGCGGGTTTGATCTCCGGGCCGGTGGGGATCGTGATGGCGTTCAATGGGCCCTGGAAGCGGATGGAATTCCGGCGTGGCCGGACGCTGGTCGCGACCGGGCACCGGCTGGACGATGGTGGGGCGATGCGGCTGGAAATCGCCGAAGGACTCGATCAGGCCGATAACGACGACGTATGGCTCGACCGCCGGCACGTACTCGCGCTCGCGGTGCTGAGCCTGAGCTTGGAGGCCGAGAGGTAGGCTATCACGCTATGGTTGGAGCATGATCCAACTGGGTGTGAACATCGATCACGTAGCCACGGTGCGTCAGGCGCGGCGGGGCGTGGAGCCCGACCCGGTGCGGGCGGCGCACGAGGCCGAGCTTGGTGGGGCCGATGGCATCACCGCACACCTGCGCGAGGATCGCCGGCACGTGCAAGACCACGACCTGCGACGGTTGCGCGACACGATCAACGTGAGGCTGAATCTGGAGATGGCCGCGACCGGGGCGATGGTCGGTTTTGCGCGGAAGCTGAAGCCGCACACGGCGATGCTGGTGCCCGAGGGACGCCAGGAGGTGACCACCGAGGGCGGGCTGGACGTTGTTGGGCAGGTGCAGGGCCTCAAGAACGTGGTTGGGCGACTCAAAGAGGCGGGGCTGATCGTCAGCGCGTTCATCGATCCCGCGCTGCCGCAGGTGGAGGCGGCGCACGCCGCGGGGTTTGACGTGTGCGAGGTGCATACCGGGCCGTACGCCCACGCGTGGATGCATTGCGGGGGCGACTTCCGGCACACCGAATTGGCGGCGGCGCTGGAAGAAGTCGCGGTGGCCGGCGGGGAGATCGCGGCGCGTGGCATGCGGTTCAACGCGGGGCATGCGCTGAACTACCACAACGTGGGGCCGATCGCGGCGCTACCGGGCGTTGAGGAACTCCACATCGGGCACGCGATTGTCAGCCGATCGATCTATACCGGTTTTCGCGAGGCCGTTGCCGAGATGAAGCGGCTCATGGTGCAGAGCGCGAGGGTGTGAGCATCTCTGCCAGGTCGGGCAACGCGGCCCGCAGCACGGCGATCGTGCGCAGGTATTCTGGGAGGTCGAGGCGTTCGTGGGGTGTGTGGTCGAGCGTGCTGTCGCCCGGGCCATACGCGACGATGGGGCAATCAAACGCCGCGGCGACGGTGTTCATATCGCTGGTGCCGGTCTTGACGGTGGCGGTGGGGCGGCCGCCGAGGCTGCCGATGGCCGCCGAGAGCGTGCTGGGCAGTGGGCCGGTGCGGGGGCCCCGATGGGCGACGGCGTGGCCCTCGAATCGCAACTCGATGCCGGGCGAGGCGGCTCGGACGTTGCGTTCGAGGTCGTAGGGGTTGGTCCACGTGGGCAAGCGCAGGCCCAGGGTGAGGTGGGCGGTGTCGTGCAGGCCGTCGCTTTCGGTGTTCATGCTTTGCAGATTGGTTTGGATGGTGTCGAAGAGGCCTTCGTGGCCCTGGTTCCATTCGTTGATGTGCGCAGCGATGTCGCGATGCCAGGCGATGGCGCGCTCGGCGACCGAGCCGTGCGGGCCGGCGGAGTGGCCGGCGTCCTGCGTGAACACTGCATGGGCGAGCAGGCGGCCCTTGTAGCCGATGGCGAAACGTTCCCAGCCGCTGGGCTCGCCGATGAGGCACGCGTGGGGCCTGTATTGATCGCGGACGAGCGTCGCGCCGGGGGATGATGGCGTTTCTTCGCCGGCGGCGCCGATGACGACGAGGCGTGTGTTGTCGGTGATGGTTGCGGTTGCCGCGGCGATGGTGAAGGCGCACAGTGGGCCCTTGGCATCGACCGAGCCGCGGCCCCAGAGTATGCCGTCCTCGATGCGCACGGGGATGTGGCCGGGCACGGTGTCGATGTGGCCCAGGAGCATGATCTCGATGGCATCGGCGTCGGTGCTGCCGATGGTTCCCACGGCGTTGCCGGCGTCGTCGATGTGCGCGCGGTAGCCCAGGGCGGACATGCGATCGACGAGGAGCGCGACCGTTTGGGCTTCATCGCCCGACACGCTGGGCATGGCAACGAGGTCGTGGAGAAGGTCGATGGCTTGCTGGTCGGTGATTGGTGTCACGAGACGGTGGTTCCTTGGCCGCTCAGGGCGCGTTGGATGGGGTTGGGTCGGCGTGCATCGGCGAGGATGACCCGAGAGACTTCCGCGTCGATGGCCTCGCCCGCGGCGAGCACCTTGCGCTTCATGCGGCCCTGGGCCAGTTCGATGGCGCTTTCGAGGTCGGTTCGTGCGAGGCTTGGGATGAGCGTGGTCTCGTCGGGGAACGCTCGCAGCAGGCCCGGCACATTGGAGAGGATGACGAGCGTGTCGGCGTGCAGCGAGCCGGCGGTGATGGCCGCGGCGCGGTCGGCGTCGACGTTGATGGATTGGTGGTCGTGGCTGATTGCGGGCGGGCAGAGCACGGGGACCTTGCCGCTTCCGAGTACGGCGTGCAGGAAGTTCGCGTCGACGCGCTCGATGATGCCCGAGTGGTCGTCGCGGATGATCGTGGTGGTGCCACCCTCGACCGCGCGGATGGCAGCCTTGCGCTTGCCGATCCACAGGCCGCCGTCGATGCCGCTCAGGCCGGCCGCGTCGACGCCGCGCTCGCGGAGCATGCGGACGATGCGAGCGTTCAGCCGGCGGCAGGCCATCTGAAATATGTCGATGGCCGTCGCGTCGGTGTATCGGCTGGTGTGGCCGCTGGGGCTGGTGATGAACCGCGGCTCGACGCCGAGTTGCTGTGACAGTGTGTTGGTCTCGTGCGAGCCGCCGTGGACGACGACGATCTGCTGGCCATCGGCGACGAGGGCGGCGATGTCGTCGCAGGCGAGTTCTGGGCCGATGCCCTCGGCCCCACCGATCTTGATGACGATCATGATGATCTCCTAAACGGGATGCAGACCGAAGAAGGTGAGGCCGGCGGTCTCGTCGAAGCCGCAGGCGAGGTTCATGCATTGGATGGCGGAGCCGGCGGCGCCCTTGCCCAGGTTGTCGATGGCGCACAGCGCGACGACGCGGTTCGCATCGGGCTCGATCTCGAAGCCCACGTCGGCGAAGTTGGTGCCCGCGAGGATCTTGGGCTCGGGCAGGCGGTAGAGGCCGCGCCGTTCCTTCACAACGCGGACGAATGGCTCGCTGGCGTACGCGTTGCGGTAGAGCTGCCAGGCTTCCTTGTCGGTCAGTTCGCGGTTGGTCAGCACGTGGCAGGTGGCCAGCACGCCGCGGATGAGATCGGTGGTGGTGGCGGTGACGTGGAGGGGGAACTCGCCGCAGATTTGTCGAACTTCGGCGCTGTGGCGGTGGCCGGTGGGGGCGAAGGTGCGCAGGGCGTTGGTGCGCTCGGCGTGGTTGCTGGCGGCGCTCGGCTCGGCACCCGATTCGGACGAACCGACCTTGATGTCGGCGATCACTCTGTCGATGAGGCCCGCGCGGGCGAGGGGCAATAGAGCGAGGTTCATTGCGGTGGCGTTGCAGCCGACGCCGCTGATGAACCGGGCGTCCATCAATTCGTTGCGGTCGGCTTCGGGCAGGCCGTAGACGAAGCGGTCGAGCCAGGTGGGGGTCGGGTGGGGCTGCCCGTACGTGCGTTCGTAGAGATCGGGATCGCGCAGGCGGAAGTCCGAGCTGAGGTCGATGACGCGGTGTGCGAGGCTCGCGTAGTGCTCGATGTTGGCTGCCGTCTCGCCGTGGGGCAGGCAGAGGAACAGCACGTCGACCGGATCAACATCCTGCGGATCGATGAGCGAGAGGTCGAGCACGCCGCGGAGGTTGGGGTGGATGCTGCCGATGGGCCAGCCGGCTCGGCCTCTCGAGGTTGCGCACGCGACCGTGGCGTGCGGATGGGCGGCGAGCAGGCGCAGGAGTTCTCCGCCGGTGTATCCCGCGCCACCGATGATGCCCACACTGACCGGCTTGAGGGCACTCAAGCGACCACCGCCTGGTTGATGGCAACTTCGATCGCGTGGTCGATAATCCGTGCTGGGATGTCGACGCCTGTGGTCTCGATGGAGTTGCGGAACTCCATGGTCGAGTTCACCTCGCACACGAGCAGGCCGCGCTGCGGGCACTCCATGAGGTCGATTGCCAGCAGGCTGTGTTCCGTCCCGCCGACCGCCGAGGCCGCACGCTGGCAGAGATCGTCCAACTCCGGCGAGACGGGCAGCCCCTCCGCCCGCCCGCCTCGCGCGGTGTTGGTGATCCAGTGCTCGCCGTGGCGCATGATGGCGGCGATGGTCTGTCCGCCGACGACGAAGGCGCGAATGTCGCGGTCGGGCTTGTTGATCAGTTCCTGGAGGTAGATCACGCCGTGCTGCGGGCCGCCCAGGGCGATCTTGTGTTCGAGGACGGCCTCGAGCGCGTCGCGATCGTTCAATCGGCCGACCATGCGACCCCACGAGCCCACGCAGGGCTTGATGACCACGGGGTAGCCGAGTTGTTCGGCGGCCTGGACCGCGCCCTCGTGGCTGAATGCGGCGACCGTGCGCGGTGATGGGACCCCCGCGTCAGTAAGTGCTAGCGTGGTCAGCAACTTGTCGCCGCACGTGTGCGTCACGGCGGAGGGATTGAGGCAGATCGCCCCACGCGATTCGTATGCGCGGACGATGGCCAGGGCCTTGGTGTGGCTCAGGCAGCGGTCGAGCAGCACGTGCGGCTCGTCGCTGGGCTCACGCAATGCCGTCAGATCGAGCACCGCCTCGTCGGCGTGGACGAGGTCGACGGCCAAGCCGCGGCGCTCGAATTCGTCGAGCAGCAGCCGCTCTTCGACGCGGACGCGGGTGTGCAGCAGGGTGATGCGCATGGGTGTGGTCCTCTTGGCAAGCCGCTTACTCGCCCCAGTCTTCCTCGACCTCGGGAGCCAGCGCCAGGGTGATCGGCTCGACGCTGGTCACCTCGAGCTCGGCCCCGCAATCGGGGCAGCGGACGATCTCGTGGCGTCGGGGTGCCCGGGCGAGCGTGATGGTCGAGCCGCACTCGGGGCAGGTGGCGGTCAGGGTCTCGGTGCTGGGGGGTGCGATCTGGCTCATGAGATTGGCTCCTGAGTAATTCCGCGTGTTGGAAACTGGATGGATACACGAAAAAGGCCCGCCGGATGGTTCCGGCGGGCCTTGCGATTGTGGATGCAAGGGTGTTTAGCGGACGCGCACGCGACCGTCGCCGGAGGGTTTGGTCCCTTTGGCTTTGGCTTTCCCGTTGAGGGTGGTCGTGCTGGCGGTGCGCATGGGCATTGATGAATCTTTCCTATCGGCGGGTGGGAGTCAAGGGGTTGAGCGAATTTGCTGGCGGAGCTATGGGCATCCGGCGTCGAAGGCGTTGTGGAAGGCCAGGAAGTCAAAAATGGTGAGTTGGCCGTCACCGTCGAAGTCCGCACGGTCGTCGCCGGCGGCGAAGAGGTTCTGGAACTCGAGGAAGTCCGAGAGATTGATAGCGCAGTCGCCGTTCACGTCGGCGGGGCAGGCCCGGCGCGGTCGCCATCGTGCGATGTAGCCCGGCTGGGTGCCCCCTGGCAGGCCGAGTAGCGTTGGGAAGTCGCCACCCACGTGCAGGGCTGGCCCGTCGCCCGCGTCGAACACGCCCAGCACGCGGCCGACGGGGTTCGGGGCGTTCTGAAGATCCTGGCCCCGGCCGTCGACAATGCGGCCAACGGCCAGCAATCGCCCGGTAGGGCTCCGGTAGCGGCCCGAGACGTACAGCTTCTCACCGTCGCCGTCGTCGAATGGCAGGATGTCGGTCACCTGTGAGGCAAGGAAGGTTGAGAAGTCGATGCCGTCCCATTGCTGGCCGTCCCACCACGCGAAGTTGTAGGCAAAGTTCTCGCCCATTCGCGACATGGTGAAGGAGCCGCCCGCGTACAGCCGCTCTCCGTCCCCGTCGTCCCACGCGGTTAACGGCCAGACCTGCTCGGTCCAGTACGTCTCGTCGGGCCCGGACAGGCGTGACCATGTCTCTCCATCCCATCGCGCCACGCCGGGCACGCGTCGTGCGCCGCCGCTCAGATAGGTCAGCGCCGCGTGCAGGTCGCCCTGGTAGGTCTCCAATCCGATGACGGGCGTGTTGATGTCGCCGCCGTCGCCCACGGCAGACCATGCCGAGCCATCCCATCGTGCCACACGATTGGCCGCTGCGCCACCCGCCTCAATGAACGATCCCGACGCGTAGAGGGCTTCGCCCGAGCCATCGTCGTGGGCGTGCAACTCGCTGAGTCGGTCGTTGGTGCCGATGCCGTCCGGCCCGGCCAGTGCCGACCACTCGGCACCGTCGAATCGTGCGACGTGGT
It contains:
- the lysW gene encoding lysine biosynthesis protein LysW, encoding MSQIAPPSTETLTATCPECGSTITLARAPRRHEIVRCPDCGAELEVTSVEPITLALAPEVEEDWGE
- the argC gene encoding N-acetyl-gamma-glutamyl-phosphate reductase, with the translated sequence MSALKPVSVGIIGGAGYTGGELLRLLAAHPHATVACATSRGRAGWPIGSIHPNLRGVLDLSLIDPQDVDPVDVLFLCLPHGETAANIEHYASLAHRVIDLSSDFRLRDPDLYERTYGQPHPTPTWLDRFVYGLPEADRNELMDARFISGVGCNATAMNLALLPLARAGLIDRVIADIKVGSSESGAEPSAASNHAERTNALRTFAPTGHRHSAEVRQICGEFPLHVTATTTDLIRGVLATCHVLTNRELTDKEAWQLYRNAYASEPFVRVVKERRGLYRLPEPKILAGTNFADVGFEIEPDANRVVALCAIDNLGKGAAGSAIQCMNLACGFDETAGLTFFGLHPV
- the lysX gene encoding lysine biosynthesis protein LysX, which codes for MRITLLHTRVRVEERLLLDEFERRGLAVDLVHADEAVLDLTALREPSDEPHVLLDRCLSHTKALAIVRAYESRGAICLNPSAVTHTCGDKLLTTLALTDAGVPSPRTVAAFSHEGAVQAAEQLGYPVVIKPCVGSWGRMVGRLNDRDALEAVLEHKIALGGPQHGVIYLQELINKPDRDIRAFVVGGQTIAAIMRHGEHWITNTARGGRAEGLPVSPELDDLCQRAASAVGGTEHSLLAIDLMECPQRGLLVCEVNSTMEFRNSIETTGVDIPARIIDHAIEVAINQAVVA